The following coding sequences are from one Streptomyces sp. NBC_01232 window:
- a CDS encoding dihydrofolate reductase family protein, with protein MGQVVMYSTVSVDGFVADENDQPGPLFDWLTSGDVPLDESGVLKVSQTSYDYTRPYWDRIGATVVGRHVFDITDGWDGKPPGGIDHVVVVTHRPAPEGWDPEAPFHFVDGIEAAVAKAQELAGDRLVEVAAGDVGGQVLAAGLIDEVRMDVAPVVFGSGKRYFGSVHAQHLLEDPDVVIQGDRVLHLRYRVRR; from the coding sequence GTGGGCCAGGTGGTCATGTACAGCACGGTGTCGGTGGACGGCTTCGTCGCGGACGAGAATGACCAGCCCGGACCGCTGTTCGACTGGTTGACCAGCGGTGACGTCCCCTTGGACGAGAGCGGCGTGCTGAAGGTGTCGCAGACGTCCTACGACTACACCCGGCCGTACTGGGATCGGATCGGGGCGACAGTCGTCGGCCGCCACGTCTTCGACATCACGGACGGATGGGACGGGAAGCCTCCGGGCGGGATCGACCACGTGGTCGTCGTGACGCACCGGCCGGCGCCCGAGGGCTGGGATCCGGAGGCGCCGTTTCACTTCGTCGACGGCATCGAGGCAGCCGTGGCCAAGGCCCAGGAGCTTGCGGGTGACCGCCTGGTCGAGGTCGCCGCCGGCGACGTCGGTGGCCAGGTGCTCGCCGCGGGCCTGATCGACGAGGTGCGCATGGACGTCGCACCCGTCGTGTTCGGGTCGGGCAAGCGATACTTCGGGTCGGTCCACGCGCAGCACCTGTTGGAGGATCCTGACGTGGTGATTCAGGGCGACCGGGTGCTTCACCTGCGCTATCGGGTGCGCCGTTGA
- a CDS encoding VOC family protein: protein MSTSSHEIFGAPCWVSLLARNLESTRRFYAGVLGWDFRATHLEAGLTVAFRDGAPVAGIGSLGGSPGAPVVWTPYFAVEDADVTAARVVERGATMAVGPLAFGTGRIALAADPAGAVFGFWQGEVVPDWSVGRGSAPAWLELRTRDAFAAAIFYGEVLEWAGSRPGCCAVSYEHAHVVLRHGHDTVARISGGALEEAPDPEVRPRWHVHFRVPDLEAVADAATRLGGRVASPVQTSRMNRWVVLADPEGALFTVVAPQDGVPVRLAQPGTRG from the coding sequence GTGTCGACTTCGAGCCACGAGATCTTCGGTGCCCCGTGCTGGGTGAGCCTGCTGGCCCGGAACCTCGAATCCACACGGCGGTTCTACGCCGGCGTACTCGGCTGGGACTTCCGCGCCACCCACCTCGAAGCCGGCCTCACGGTCGCGTTCCGCGACGGCGCCCCCGTGGCGGGCATCGGCTCACTCGGCGGGAGTCCCGGCGCGCCGGTGGTGTGGACGCCGTACTTCGCCGTCGAGGACGCCGACGTGACCGCCGCCCGGGTCGTCGAACGCGGCGCCACCATGGCGGTCGGTCCGCTGGCCTTCGGCACCGGCCGCATCGCCCTGGCGGCGGATCCCGCCGGGGCCGTCTTCGGGTTCTGGCAGGGGGAGGTCGTGCCCGACTGGTCGGTCGGCCGGGGCAGCGCGCCGGCGTGGCTGGAGCTGCGGACCCGGGACGCCTTCGCGGCGGCCATCTTCTACGGGGAGGTCCTCGAGTGGGCCGGATCGCGTCCCGGCTGCTGCGCGGTCTCCTACGAGCACGCCCACGTCGTCCTGCGTCACGGACACGACACCGTGGCCCGCATCAGCGGTGGCGCGCTCGAGGAGGCGCCGGATCCCGAGGTGCGCCCCCGGTGGCACGTCCACTTCCGCGTGCCGGACCTGGAGGCGGTGGCCGACGCCGCGACCCGGCTGGGCGGCAGGGTCGCCTCTCCCGTGCAGACGTCCCGGATGAACCGCTGGGTCGTCCTCGCCGATCCGGAGGGGGCGCTCTTCACCGTCGTGGCTCCGCAGGACGGGGTTCCGGTACGACTCGCGCAGCCAGGTACGCGCGGTTGA
- a CDS encoding DUF1905 domain-containing protein: MPRRPLSGQTGAGAPSCVLVALGDGRHELPVDAEIRRAVGKEEGVAVTVRPLERVTD, encoded by the coding sequence ATACCCAGGCGCCCCCTCTCCGGTCAGACCGGGGCGGGGGCGCCGTCGTGCGTCCTCGTGGCGCTGGGCGACGGCCGCCACGAGCTCCCGGTGGATGCGGAGATCCGCAGGGCCGTCGGCAAGGAGGAGGGCGTCGCGGTGACGGTCCGCCCGCTGGAGCGGGTCACGGACTGA
- a CDS encoding ricin-type beta-trefoil lectin domain protein — protein MQASAADLRRITNLPVTVDPKPVGWDYVRPKGEVIIGVLHRPCVPPAEGGSMGNSGWKVVRDGSGSANLSCGFTSSSVPATVTSGNACMDDEFFTSAGKPTAATGETHMRNHVSHELGHTLGLTHANRSLAKSDCVKGTDSGQFPVMCSPTHAYQDRRAGTYVQQFDVQGLRRLAVGAGAALSPQGRVSGIGAKCLDVKGGKAANGTQIQLYACNGSAAQSWILGKDGTFRALGKCLDNARNAGTHGNRITLYDCNGSAARRWSVNAKGQIVHVTSGKVLDVTGGATANGTAVQLYTANTNKRQIWLTPK, from the coding sequence GTGCAGGCCTCCGCCGCCGACCTGAGGCGCATCACCAACCTGCCGGTGACCGTCGATCCGAAGCCGGTCGGCTGGGACTACGTCAGACCCAAGGGCGAAGTGATCATCGGGGTCCTGCACCGCCCGTGCGTCCCGCCGGCCGAGGGCGGCAGCATGGGCAACTCGGGCTGGAAGGTGGTCCGCGACGGGTCGGGCAGCGCGAACCTCAGCTGCGGCTTCACCAGCTCCTCCGTACCCGCCACCGTGACCAGCGGAAACGCCTGCATGGACGACGAGTTCTTCACCTCGGCCGGCAAACCGACGGCCGCCACGGGCGAGACGCACATGCGCAACCACGTCAGCCACGAGCTCGGGCACACACTGGGCCTGACGCACGCCAACCGCAGCCTGGCCAAGAGCGACTGCGTCAAGGGGACGGACTCCGGCCAGTTCCCGGTCATGTGCTCGCCCACGCACGCCTACCAGGACAGGCGCGCGGGCACCTACGTCCAGCAGTTCGACGTCCAGGGGCTGCGCCGCCTCGCCGTCGGCGCCGGGGCAGCGCTCTCCCCGCAGGGCAGGGTGAGCGGCATCGGAGCCAAGTGCCTTGACGTGAAGGGCGGAAAGGCGGCCAACGGTACGCAGATCCAGCTCTACGCGTGCAACGGCTCCGCGGCCCAGTCGTGGATCCTCGGCAAGGACGGCACGTTCCGCGCACTCGGCAAGTGCCTGGACAACGCGCGCAATGCCGGCACCCACGGTAACCGGATCACCCTGTACGACTGCAACGGGTCCGCGGCCCGGCGTTGGTCCGTGAATGCCAAGGGGCAGATCGTGCACGTGACTTCGGGCAAGGTCCTTGACGTGACCGGCGGTGCGACCGCCAACGGCACGGCCGTGCAGCTCTACACGGCCAACACGAACAAGCGTCAGATCTGGCTCACACCCAAGTAA